One window of Chionomys nivalis chromosome 10, mChiNiv1.1, whole genome shotgun sequence genomic DNA carries:
- the Dio3 gene encoding thyroxine 5-deiodinase: MPRQAASRLVVGEGEGPPGASGPAATMLRSLLLHSLRLCAQTASCLVLFPRFLGTAFMLWLLDFLCIRKHFLRRRHPDHPEPEVELNSEGEEVPPDDPPICVSDDNRLCTLASLKAVWHGQKLDFFKQAHEGGPAPNSEVIRPDSFQSQRILDYAQGSRPLVLNFGSCTUPPFMARMSAFQRLVTKYQRDVDFLIIYIEEAHPSDGWVTTDSPYTIPQHRSLEDRVSAARVLQQGAPDCALVLDTMANSSSSAYGAYFERLYVIQSGTIMYQGGRGPDGYQVSELRTWLEHYDEQLHGTRPRRF, translated from the coding sequence ATGCCTCGCCAGGCCGCCTCGCGGTTGGTGGTGGGAGAAGGTGAAGGACCCCCGGGGGCTTCGGGGCCCGCGGCCACCATGCTCCGCTCCCTGCTGCTTCACTCTCTGAGGCTCTGCGCCCAGACCGCCTCGTGCCTCGTGCTGTTCCCGCGCTTCCTAGGCACAGCCTTCATGCTCTGGCTTTTAGATTTCTTGTGCATCCGCAAGCATTTCCTGCGTCGTCGTCATCCTGACCACCCCGAGCCCGAAGTAGAGCTCAACAGTGAAGGCGAGGAGGTGCCCCCCGACGACCCACCCATCTGCGTATCAGACGACAACCGTCTGTGCACCCTGGCCTCTCTCAAGGCCGTGTGGCATGGCCAGAAGTTGGATTTCTTCAAGCAGGCCCACGAGGGTGGCCCTGCACCTAACTCAGAGGTCATCCGACCTGATAGCTTCCAGAGCCAACGCATCCTTGACTATGCTCAAGGGAGCCGCCCACTGGTTCTCAATTTTGGCAGCTGTACCTGACCACCGTTTATGGCGCGAATGAGCGCCTTTCAGCGCCTGGTCACCAAGTACCAACGTGACGTTGACTTTCTCATCATCTACATCGAGGAAGCCCACCCATCCGACGGCTGGGTCACCACAGATTCGCCCTACACCATCCCACAGCACCGTAGCCTGGAGGACCGTGTCAGTGCGGCAAGGGTACTGCAGCAAGGTGCCCCTGACTGTGCTCTGGTCCTGGACACCATGGCCAACTCCAGCAGTTCCGCATATGGTGCCTATTTTGAGCGCCTCTATGTCATCCAGAGTGGCACCATCATGTACCAGGGAGGTCGTGGCCCCGACGGGTACCAGGTGTCTGAGCTTCGCACTTGGCTGGAGCACTATGATGAGCAGTTGCATGGTACTAGGCCACGTCGATTCTAA